In Streptomyces violaceusniger Tu 4113, one DNA window encodes the following:
- a CDS encoding PPOX class F420-dependent oxidoreductase, with protein sequence MAATLDEITRAWLQEPRFWQVATLNPDGSPQLTPMWADLEDGLVVINTSAGRIKEENLRRDPRVSLCCMDTEDPYHRVEIRGRAVRFVEGEPGVHVMDRLAQKYLGTETFPWLAPGEVRVAVYIEPHHVHRVVGVEKFRPGVLPDA encoded by the coding sequence ATGGCTGCCACCCTGGACGAGATCACACGCGCTTGGCTTCAGGAACCCAGGTTCTGGCAAGTGGCCACCCTGAACCCGGACGGGTCGCCGCAGTTGACCCCGATGTGGGCCGACCTGGAGGACGGCCTGGTGGTGATCAACACCTCGGCGGGCCGCATCAAGGAGGAGAACCTTCGGCGTGATCCCCGGGTGTCACTGTGCTGTATGGACACCGAGGATCCGTATCACCGGGTGGAGATCCGGGGCCGCGCCGTCCGCTTCGTTGAGGGAGAGCCGGGCGTACACGTCATGGACCGTCTCGCACAGAAGTACCTCGGCACGGAGACGTTCCCCTGGCTGGCCCCCGGCGAGGTGCGCGTGGCGGTGTACATCGAGCCGCACCATGTGCACCGCGTCGTCGGTGTCGAGAAGTTCCGGCCCGGAGTGCTGCCGGACGCCTGA